In Treponema primitia ZAS-2, a genomic segment contains:
- a CDS encoding GspE/PulE family protein has translation MTKFTSLENYEPIPEGGSQYPIEFIEARGFIKLREDEKLVEIGFTEKAEELIKGILRNYHKKSVVFIPIDPAELSAYLGNKLGEIQAPENREEPEDDSVLLDKLANDAPIINLVNSICIEGIRSGASDIHLESTGPRPGVPGGLRVRYRLDGILRTVKTIEGSRFPAISSRIKVMANLNILERRQPQDGRITVKLGNEQVDLRVSIVPVAGGESIVLRILGKKASVSLTELGFHDEQVQALKRLLRMPHGLILITGPTGSGKTTTLNAMLREIVSDSLKIVAIEDPVEFLMDGVNQIQINEQIGLGFDILLRRVLRQDPNVIMIGEIRDSATAEIALRSALTGHLVLSTLHTNDAVSVIPRLINMGIEPYLIASVLRGAAAQRLVRRICPNCKEAYTPGPEEQRFLAAANISADTLYHGQGCSVCGFTGFSGRTIAAELFTSSSGLEDLILGRANGAALTGYLQKQGMKTLLEDGLGKALGGITTLAEVEREIILASGGA, from the coding sequence ATGACAAAATTCACAAGCCTTGAAAATTACGAACCTATTCCGGAAGGGGGATCCCAATACCCCATAGAATTCATCGAAGCCCGGGGATTTATCAAACTCCGGGAGGATGAAAAGCTGGTAGAAATCGGCTTTACGGAAAAAGCCGAAGAACTCATAAAGGGCATACTCCGTAACTATCATAAAAAGAGTGTGGTTTTTATCCCCATAGATCCGGCAGAACTGTCCGCCTACCTGGGAAATAAGCTGGGTGAGATTCAGGCGCCGGAAAACCGGGAAGAGCCGGAGGATGATTCAGTATTGCTGGACAAACTGGCAAACGATGCGCCGATTATCAACCTGGTAAATTCCATCTGTATCGAGGGCATACGTTCCGGTGCATCGGACATCCATCTGGAATCCACAGGTCCCCGGCCCGGCGTTCCCGGGGGGCTGCGTGTACGTTACCGCCTGGACGGTATTTTGCGGACCGTAAAAACCATTGAAGGCAGCCGCTTTCCGGCAATTTCTTCCCGGATAAAGGTTATGGCTAACCTCAACATCCTTGAACGGCGCCAGCCCCAGGATGGCAGGATCACCGTAAAGCTTGGAAACGAACAGGTGGATCTCCGGGTATCCATAGTGCCTGTGGCCGGGGGCGAGTCAATAGTTCTGCGCATACTGGGCAAAAAGGCTTCAGTTTCACTCACGGAACTGGGTTTTCATGATGAACAAGTTCAGGCCCTGAAACGGCTGCTCAGGATGCCCCACGGGCTGATCCTCATCACCGGCCCCACAGGAAGCGGGAAGACCACTACCCTGAACGCCATGCTCAGGGAAATTGTGTCAGATTCGTTAAAAATAGTCGCCATTGAGGACCCGGTAGAATTTCTGATGGACGGGGTCAACCAGATCCAGATCAATGAACAGATAGGCCTGGGTTTCGACATACTCCTCAGGAGGGTACTGAGGCAGGACCCCAATGTGATCATGATCGGAGAAATCCGGGATTCCGCCACCGCGGAGATCGCCCTCCGCTCAGCCCTGACCGGGCACCTGGTACTGTCAACCCTGCACACCAACGATGCTGTTTCGGTGATACCCCGGCTTATCAACATGGGCATTGAACCCTACCTGATCGCCTCGGTGCTCCGGGGAGCGGCGGCCCAGCGCCTGGTACGCCGGATTTGCCCCAATTGCAAGGAGGCCTATACCCCTGGACCGGAGGAACAGCGCTTCCTGGCTGCCGCGAACATTTCTGCGGACACCCTCTACCATGGGCAGGGTTGTTCCGTCTGCGGTTTTACAGGGTTTTCAGGGAGGACCATAGCAGCAGAACTGTTCACTAGCAGCAGCGGCCTTGAAGACCTGATCCTGGGACGGGCCAATGGGGCGGCCCTCACGGGGTATCTACAAAAACAGGGTATGAAAACCCTGCTTGAGGACGGGTTGGGGAAAGCCCTAGGGGGCATTACCACCCTCGCCGAAGTAGAACGGGAGATCATCCTGGCCAGCGGAGGCGCCTGA
- a CDS encoding secretin N-terminal domain-containing protein — protein MKQRIFFLILTALSLSQGLHAQRMRSMDFRNQRISDILMALAEISGTSIIADETVEGSASFHFTDSDFEESLKSFLSSYNLFYKKDGNIIRVSRVDASLNSVTGLVTMRARELELESLVQTLARIWNTTILYDLLPNTTLTVDMEGLRPEQALDIFLRKLPEFALEKGDSYYYIRRSSQGTPRLSASGREISRSGDQYAIALENARFLELLPELFKKADLEYAIMTKTDTMLENLYYTGKDFDTLLGIILEQGNADYVVRDNIYYVIELQRRDIIKKFRETKLVTLNYLSAQEIPALLPSELGAGNSIKIDKGSNTVIVTGTGAEINPIVSFIEQIDRPGENWPVSLKYLKTEELLKTLPPSIGKEEILASGFPNLVFFTGPREKREIFLKELALIDRPRPQIRYELLVIEYLKNSEIRSSGGISANNPSKSDDLSFLGSLSNVMNLSFDVVAQFGYQFAANLSLQLGENTAEVYANTTLNGLSGQEIKFQNTDTYRYQEFEVDADTGNVSRTGVTREISSGLIVSLNGWVSGDDMITVSVNATVSKQNNNSPGDTTALPTTSERVVNTQVRTPSGKPLVLSGLMKEGTNKIVKKVPVLGSIPLLGRLFRDQSDTREKTEIVIYIVPYLSRDSDSEGQDSSLRLERYYHSFIEGNIK, from the coding sequence ATGAAGCAAAGGATCTTCTTTCTAATCCTGACGGCCCTGTCCCTGAGCCAGGGCCTCCATGCCCAGCGGATGAGGAGTATGGATTTCCGGAATCAGCGTATAAGCGATATCCTCATGGCCCTGGCAGAAATTTCAGGGACCTCCATCATAGCCGATGAAACCGTGGAAGGATCGGCTTCCTTCCACTTTACTGATTCGGATTTTGAAGAGTCCCTGAAATCGTTTCTTTCCTCTTATAATCTTTTCTATAAAAAGGATGGAAACATCATTCGTGTTTCCCGGGTAGACGCATCCCTGAACAGTGTGACAGGCCTTGTCACCATGAGGGCCCGGGAGCTGGAGCTGGAAAGCCTTGTCCAGACCCTGGCCCGGATATGGAACACCACCATACTCTACGATCTTCTGCCCAACACTACCCTTACGGTGGACATGGAGGGGCTTCGCCCGGAGCAGGCCCTGGATATTTTTCTCCGCAAACTTCCTGAGTTTGCCCTGGAGAAAGGGGATTCCTATTACTATATACGCCGCAGCAGCCAGGGCACACCCCGTCTTTCCGCATCGGGAAGAGAAATCAGCCGCTCAGGGGATCAGTACGCCATAGCCCTGGAAAACGCCCGGTTTCTGGAACTGCTCCCGGAGCTTTTCAAAAAGGCAGATCTGGAATACGCCATTATGACCAAAACAGATACCATGCTGGAAAATCTTTACTATACCGGAAAGGACTTCGACACCCTGCTGGGGATTATCTTGGAACAGGGAAACGCTGATTATGTGGTCCGGGACAATATCTACTATGTCATTGAATTACAGCGCAGGGATATTATCAAAAAATTCAGAGAGACAAAACTTGTCACACTAAACTACTTATCGGCCCAGGAAATTCCCGCCCTCCTTCCTTCTGAATTGGGGGCAGGAAACAGTATTAAAATTGATAAAGGCTCCAACACAGTTATAGTTACAGGTACCGGAGCGGAGATAAACCCTATTGTTTCCTTTATTGAACAGATAGACCGGCCCGGGGAAAACTGGCCGGTAAGCCTGAAGTACCTTAAAACCGAAGAATTACTCAAGACCCTGCCCCCATCGATAGGAAAGGAAGAAATTCTTGCCTCAGGTTTTCCCAACCTGGTATTTTTTACCGGCCCCAGGGAAAAGCGGGAAATTTTTCTGAAGGAACTGGCCCTTATCGACCGGCCCAGGCCGCAGATCCGCTATGAACTTTTGGTGATAGAATATTTGAAAAACAGCGAAATCCGCAGCAGCGGCGGAATTTCTGCAAACAACCCATCAAAATCCGATGATCTTTCATTCCTGGGAAGTCTGTCCAATGTAATGAACCTGAGTTTTGATGTGGTTGCCCAGTTCGGTTACCAGTTTGCAGCAAACCTGAGCCTCCAGTTGGGGGAAAATACCGCCGAGGTCTATGCCAACACCACCCTGAACGGTCTTTCGGGGCAGGAAATTAAATTTCAGAATACCGATACCTACCGTTACCAGGAATTTGAAGTGGACGCCGATACGGGAAATGTTTCCCGCACCGGTGTAACCAGGGAGATTAGCTCGGGGCTCATCGTATCCCTGAACGGGTGGGTATCCGGCGACGACATGATTACTGTTTCAGTCAACGCTACTGTGTCAAAACAGAACAACAATTCCCCCGGGGACACCACTGCCCTGCCAACAACCTCCGAGCGGGTGGTGAATACCCAGGTCCGTACCCCATCGGGAAAGCCCCTGGTACTCAGCGGCCTCATGAAGGAAGGTACAAACAAAATCGTGAAAAAGGTTCCGGTTTTAGGAAGCATTCCCCTTTTGGGAAGGCTTTTCCGGGATCAGTCGGATACCCGGGAAAAGACGGAGATAGTCATTTACATAGTCCCCTATCTTTCCCGGGATAGTGATAGTGAAGGCCAGGATAGCTCCCTGAGGCTTGAACGTTACTACCACAGTTTTATTGAGGGAAATATAAAATGA
- a CDS encoding prepilin peptidase yields MMALPVFLTFLFFALPASWIDIRSFRIPDRLIFPGLGAALLVQALVSPRSLPGGIGAAVLSVLFFLFIRKIAGGLGLGDVKFAALMGLCCGPWVSLAFLGASLAGILGFLFLRLFKKDQFRRPLPFAPFMTAGTVGVFFLSRFCA; encoded by the coding sequence ATGATGGCCTTGCCGGTATTTCTGACATTTTTATTCTTCGCCCTGCCTGCCTCCTGGATCGATATACGGAGTTTCCGCATCCCGGATCGGCTCATCTTTCCCGGCCTTGGGGCGGCATTGCTGGTTCAGGCGCTGGTAAGCCCCCGCTCCCTGCCCGGTGGAATAGGGGCAGCAGTGCTGAGCGTTCTTTTTTTCCTTTTTATCCGAAAAATAGCCGGAGGGCTCGGCCTGGGGGATGTCAAATTCGCCGCCCTCATGGGTTTATGCTGCGGCCCCTGGGTCAGTCTTGCCTTCCTCGGCGCAAGCCTCGCAGGGATACTGGGCTTCCTCTTCCTGAGGCTTTTCAAGAAGGATCAGTTCCGCCGCCCCTTGCCCTTCGCCCCATTCATGACCGCCGGAACAGTGGGGGTGTTTTTTCTGAGCAGGTTTTGTGCCTGA